One Terriglobales bacterium genomic region harbors:
- a CDS encoding NAD(P)-dependent oxidoreductase, whose translation MNIGWIGTGVMGASMAGHLLQAGHRLTVFSRTRQKAEPLVSRGATWADTPKVVAQNSEVCFTMVGYPRDVESIYLDSNNGILSTLDSGTVAIDCTTSSPSLAVRLANIGAERGVAVLDAPVSGGDVGARTAALSIMVGGDEAAFNRVRPLLEKMGKTIVLHGPAGSGQHTKMVNQILLANTMVGLAEGLLYARSAKLDPERVLASVGVGAAASWSLQNLLPRILKGDLEPGFYVEHFIKDMGIALTEAETMKIALPGLAVAKQLYQALAGCGAGRKGTQALILALEAMCGQKALADTPS comes from the coding sequence ATGAATATCGGATGGATCGGAACCGGAGTGATGGGCGCCTCAATGGCTGGCCATCTGCTGCAGGCAGGACACAGACTGACTGTCTTCAGCCGAACCAGGCAGAAAGCCGAACCGCTAGTGTCCCGAGGCGCCACGTGGGCTGACACGCCCAAGGTCGTGGCGCAGAACAGCGAAGTCTGTTTCACCATGGTTGGGTACCCTCGCGATGTCGAGTCGATTTATCTCGACAGCAACAATGGGATTCTCAGCACCCTGGATTCCGGTACAGTGGCGATCGACTGTACGACAAGTAGCCCATCCCTCGCGGTTCGCCTCGCTAACATTGGCGCCGAGCGCGGAGTCGCCGTGCTCGATGCACCCGTCAGCGGTGGCGACGTCGGCGCACGGACCGCGGCCCTCTCGATCATGGTCGGAGGAGACGAAGCCGCCTTCAATCGGGTCAGGCCGCTGCTTGAGAAAATGGGGAAAACAATCGTGCTGCACGGACCTGCCGGTAGCGGACAACACACCAAGATGGTGAATCAAATCCTTCTGGCTAACACAATGGTTGGCCTAGCGGAAGGATTGTTGTATGCCAGAAGCGCCAAGCTCGACCCGGAACGCGTGCTTGCCAGCGTTGGCGTAGGGGCGGCTGCTTCATGGAGCCTTCAGAATCTATTGCCCCGAATCCTTAAGGGAGACCTTGAACCAGGATTCTATGTCGAGCACTTCATCAAGGACATGGGGATCGCATTGACTGAAGCCGAGACGATGAAGATCGCACTCCCTGGCTTGGCAGTGGCCAAGCAGCTTTATCAGGCGCTTGCCGGCTGTGGGGCGGGCCGCAAGGGAACTCAGGCGCTGATCTTGGCGCTCGAAGCAATGTGCGGCCAGAAGGCTCTCGCCGACACACCCAGTTGA
- a CDS encoding putative N-acetylmannosamine-6-phosphate 2-epimerase, translated as MARRPTTVVEKLRHGLIVSCQAEGADPFNSPQLLARFAAAAVLGGAAGIRACGTSSVHAIRKVVSQPIIGLTKGSYPNGRVLITPELSDVGALLRAGADLIAVDATLRRRSSGLAGNQLVAEIVKRWSVPIVADVSTLEEGRAAREAGAAFVATTLAGYTDDTALSDDREPDWALLRALVRAKVGPVILEGRVWKPEQAKRGLDLGAHAVVVGTAITRPRVVTRAFVDAMI; from the coding sequence ATGGCGCGGCGACCCACCACGGTTGTGGAGAAGCTTCGGCACGGGCTGATCGTGTCGTGTCAGGCGGAAGGGGCCGACCCGTTCAATTCCCCGCAATTGCTTGCGCGCTTCGCCGCCGCTGCTGTCCTGGGCGGCGCCGCCGGAATCAGAGCGTGCGGTACAAGCAGCGTCCATGCCATTCGCAAGGTGGTTTCTCAGCCAATCATCGGGCTGACCAAGGGCTCGTATCCCAATGGCCGCGTCCTGATCACGCCGGAGTTGTCGGACGTAGGAGCACTGCTGCGCGCTGGCGCCGACCTCATCGCTGTTGATGCAACTTTGAGGCGTCGCTCATCTGGTCTCGCCGGCAACCAACTCGTTGCGGAAATCGTGAAGCGATGGAGCGTCCCAATTGTCGCGGATGTCTCGACGCTGGAGGAGGGTCGCGCGGCGCGGGAGGCCGGCGCCGCGTTCGTGGCGACGACTCTCGCCGGGTACACGGATGACACGGCGCTGTCCGACGATCGAGAGCCCGACTGGGCGCTGCTGCGGGCGCTGGTTCGCGCGAAGGTTGGCCCGGTGATTCTGGAAGGCCGCGTGTGGAAGCCAGAGCAGGCAAAGCGTGGTCTTGATCTTGGCGCGCATGCCGTCGTGGTTGGCACCGCCATCACGCGCCCGCGAGTTGTAACGCGCGCCTTCGTCGACGCGATGATTTAA
- a CDS encoding sulfatase-like hydrolase/transferase: MAAGLPLPSMASQPRRPRHPNVLLIITDQQRTDTLGYRRLTPCRTPNLDHLAAEGASFDRCLTPTPICLPARTALFTSQYGHQTETVRNTDTLTAEPILLTRLKANGYQVDYAGKWGMGKSIPSGWVDRAEANDTAEYSRWCAEQGLEDGWAFNDPKMHSRREDVSSPATAVSSLKPEQTNEAWTVDHAIKLLNTRDRNRPFFLTCAFQGPHPPFKIPEPYYSMYDPASIPEPKNFGPTPGEPAALSRSFYRTVWRDHGTSWGAWRKSVAVYWGFVTMIDAQIGRLVERLRSEGILDETLVVMTADHGELMGSHGLWMKYQAYEESLRVPLIIRAPWLFKPGLRTRTPSSLIDIAPTVLAACGVASPAAVQGVDLFSSTRSGGPRLLFSEFTPKADWHGVVDWRLVTDDHYKYVWNQGDIDECYDLSVDPYELTNLARTTAKKAVLRRLQGELRDWMRRTRDPLLADFQRSLANAAA; this comes from the coding sequence ATGGCAGCCGGACTGCCGCTACCATCGATGGCGAGCCAGCCAAGACGCCCTCGGCACCCGAACGTTCTGTTGATTATTACCGACCAGCAGCGCACCGATACGTTGGGATATCGCAGGCTCACCCCGTGCCGGACACCCAACTTGGATCACCTTGCCGCCGAGGGCGCTTCATTCGACCGCTGCCTCACGCCGACGCCGATCTGCTTGCCCGCGCGGACGGCATTGTTCACGTCGCAATACGGACATCAGACAGAAACCGTGCGGAACACGGACACGCTGACCGCCGAACCCATTCTTCTTACGAGGCTGAAGGCTAACGGGTATCAAGTCGACTACGCGGGGAAGTGGGGAATGGGGAAGTCCATTCCGAGCGGCTGGGTTGACCGCGCAGAAGCGAATGACACTGCCGAGTACAGCCGGTGGTGCGCGGAACAAGGCCTGGAAGATGGCTGGGCGTTCAACGATCCGAAGATGCATTCGCGGCGCGAAGACGTTTCCAGTCCTGCCACTGCGGTAAGTTCACTCAAGCCAGAGCAGACAAATGAAGCCTGGACGGTAGACCATGCGATCAAGCTTCTTAATACGCGCGATCGCAACCGGCCTTTTTTCTTGACCTGCGCGTTCCAAGGTCCGCACCCGCCCTTCAAGATTCCGGAGCCGTACTACAGCATGTACGATCCGGCGAGCATACCTGAGCCGAAAAACTTTGGGCCGACGCCGGGAGAGCCGGCCGCACTTTCACGCAGCTTTTATCGAACTGTATGGCGCGACCACGGCACCAGCTGGGGCGCATGGCGCAAGAGCGTCGCCGTGTATTGGGGGTTCGTGACGATGATTGATGCCCAGATCGGGCGACTCGTTGAACGGCTGCGCAGTGAAGGAATTCTCGACGAGACGCTGGTGGTTATGACAGCCGATCACGGCGAGCTGATGGGATCGCACGGGTTGTGGATGAAGTATCAAGCCTACGAAGAGTCCCTTCGCGTCCCATTGATCATCCGCGCGCCCTGGCTGTTCAAGCCGGGATTGCGGACCCGGACCCCCTCTTCCCTGATCGACATTGCGCCCACTGTGCTTGCGGCCTGCGGTGTTGCTTCTCCAGCTGCGGTTCAGGGCGTCGATTTGTTTTCGTCAACGCGATCTGGTGGTCCGCGCCTGTTGTTCAGCGAGTTCACTCCTAAGGCGGATTGGCATGGTGTCGTCGACTGGCGGCTGGTCACCGACGATCACTACAAGTACGTTTGGAATCAAGGCGACATCGACGAATGTTACGACCTCTCGGTCGATCCTTACGAGCTCACGAATCTGGCTAGGACAACGGCAAAAAAGGCCGTACTCCGTCGGCTTCAAGGAGAGCTGCGGGACTGGATGCGGCGAACCCGGGATCCACTGCTCGCAGACTTTCAAAGATCGCTTGCGAATGCAGCTGCATGA
- the larA gene encoding nickel-dependent lactate racemase: protein MRLRLDYGTSGLEVSLPDERVTVIKPVSTRAISDPASALMAALRDPVAGPPLKHVARHARHVAISVCDITRPQPRREMVEAVLHELKALHAIDVTILIATGTHRGNSDRELESMLGRYVLSSCRVVNHDSRDPGVLVDFGRIGGVPVLLNRLWLEADLRITTGFVEPHFFAGFSGGPKMVAPGLAGLETVMVLHDAKRIGHPSATWGVIEGNPVHDDIRRIARTTGVHFAIDVTLNEDKKITGVFAGELFTEHRRACEAVRQSALREVAEPFDVVLTTNSGYPLDQNLYQAVKGMSAASRVVKPGGIIICAAECRDGLPDHGSYGTVLASQPSPERLLEMIHTPGFSMPDQWQVQIQAQIQRKARVLVRADGLSPDQVRKAHCEPIDDVEKTVRDVLQARGPNSTLCVMPHGPQTIPVLARDAHP from the coding sequence ATGCGGCTGCGTCTCGACTACGGAACGTCAGGCTTGGAGGTCTCGCTTCCTGATGAGCGCGTAACTGTGATCAAGCCAGTTTCCACTCGCGCCATTTCCGACCCCGCTAGTGCGTTGATGGCGGCTCTGCGAGATCCGGTCGCGGGACCTCCTCTGAAGCACGTAGCGCGTCACGCGCGACATGTGGCCATTTCGGTCTGCGATATCACGCGCCCGCAACCTCGACGAGAAATGGTCGAGGCCGTGTTACACGAGCTCAAGGCTCTTCACGCGATTGATGTCACGATCCTGATCGCCACCGGCACGCATCGGGGCAACAGTGATCGTGAGCTCGAGAGCATGTTGGGCCGCTACGTGTTGAGCAGTTGCCGGGTTGTGAATCACGACAGCCGTGATCCTGGAGTGCTGGTTGACTTTGGACGAATCGGAGGTGTACCGGTCCTTCTCAACCGCCTTTGGCTCGAAGCGGATTTGCGGATCACAACCGGGTTCGTCGAACCACATTTCTTCGCCGGATTCAGCGGTGGTCCCAAGATGGTTGCTCCAGGCCTTGCCGGCTTGGAAACCGTTATGGTCCTGCACGACGCAAAACGGATTGGACATCCATCCGCCACATGGGGTGTTATTGAGGGAAACCCCGTCCATGACGACATCAGAAGAATCGCCCGAACGACCGGTGTTCATTTTGCCATTGACGTGACCCTGAATGAGGACAAGAAAATAACCGGCGTTTTCGCGGGAGAACTGTTCACCGAGCACCGGCGTGCGTGCGAAGCGGTGCGGCAGTCCGCCCTTCGCGAGGTGGCCGAGCCCTTCGACGTCGTGCTCACTACCAATTCCGGATATCCCCTGGACCAGAACCTCTACCAGGCCGTAAAGGGTATGTCGGCGGCAAGCCGGGTCGTCAAGCCGGGCGGAATAATCATTTGTGCCGCGGAGTGCCGGGATGGTCTACCCGATCACGGGTCTTACGGGACCGTTCTGGCATCCCAACCTTCACCCGAGCGCCTGCTGGAAATGATCCACACACCGGGTTTCAGCATGCCTGATCAGTGGCAGGTACAAATCCAGGCACAGATTCAGCGTAAGGCCCGCGTCCTGGTTCGCGCGGACGGGCTCTCGCCGGATCAGGTTCGGAAGGCGCACTGTGAGCCAATTGATGACGTTGAAAAGACGGTGCGGGATGTCCTTCAAGCTCGCGGCCCGAATTCCACTCTGTGCGTAATGCCGCACGGACCGCAAACGATTCCCGTCCTCGCTCGAGACGCGCATCCATAA
- a CDS encoding carboxypeptidase-like regulatory domain-containing protein: MAASIIRRSERLGSWLLALVLVLMAMFPAGAYSQNTTADIFGLVTDTSGAVAAGATVVVTESRTGYRREVRTNGEGTYSAPRLQTGTYTIEVRLAGFSTARQTNIVLDAGDRREINVQLKVGAVSEVVDVVASLPTVETTSGVVRTSIDDVLVDRIPILGRNANNLIALVPGMTTGVQGDFASNGVRENSNSFRLDGTDNLDVFKSVAGRNPPPDSLQEFTIQTNYSAEFGHGGGAAVLAVTKSGTNQWHGSAYDYFQTSGWNANSWERNAQGLPRGALKQHQWGGSFGGPVIVPHLYDGRNKTFFFVNIQRLWAPSTAYLYHPGGLTAAELAGDFSQSAKVPVVSTSAANAPNSPFKGLAGQKITNLVPFLSPTAVKWYKLLGFPTVAVSGDNPVQSLNQAQDQPDYVVRLDQVLNHNNKVSASGYYFMNFPDPKQVDNAPLGFAQGNKLRDRHLSIVNVTTIGSTLVNEAAFGFTKIAQTQVANFGNADFASLGLAYPQLPNSFVGFNKLTPSQFGLNSPSFKDEVRSVTDFRDTVSFVKGRHLMKTGGAFQYQRIQQLIASNQNYLYNGQWLGNSAAEFLIGWPASFGSIQAPSNRNARIHYIDAFFQDDWKLRPNLTLNFGLRWEPHFWGHLTSDSALIFIPGAKSRFANFPSGTILTSDSASPNLSGQENDIYNFAPRVGVAYKLDSAGKMVLRGGWGLFFDATNGVHDGIDLNSDAFLQSFGTSFNLGYPGPEGWLDIFKYANLPVPNFSDLVKKIDPSQRVFNPNSGSPGIYKPGLELGYVHQYNVTFEHEFHPGWSYSVAYLGTQGVKLWGLDFWNLPVHKDSTDSWDNANLASRRPDQTYRLTDKAFIAANGSSSYNAFQVTVKARGRGPFHMLSHYTYSRAYSNIDGEFSKGDANGYGRGDPNNLDADWSPSVMDIPHRLVFAPSWESPYGKGRHDLIGLLVSNWSLTPVLTIQNGRLVNVLAAQNNSFICDNSKQCWERPNATGAPLINPNWETDPKHIYVNAAAFSQPADGTFGNLPRNAIRWPYTKNVDMSVRRAIPVTERAHFELQLDAFNLFNNVNFKQPNAIKPSDPSTLNLLSQGTLGPRRMQAALRFIF, translated from the coding sequence ATGGCAGCGTCGATCATCCGCAGGTCGGAAAGGCTGGGCTCGTGGTTATTAGCGCTGGTTTTAGTGCTGATGGCGATGTTCCCGGCCGGAGCATACAGCCAAAACACCACCGCCGATATTTTCGGGCTCGTAACCGACACCTCCGGTGCGGTCGCAGCAGGCGCAACAGTCGTTGTCACCGAGTCGCGCACTGGCTATCGGCGCGAGGTCCGCACAAACGGTGAGGGGACCTACAGCGCGCCGCGACTCCAGACAGGCACGTACACGATTGAGGTCAGGCTAGCCGGCTTCAGCACCGCGCGGCAGACCAATATTGTGCTGGACGCAGGCGACCGGCGCGAAATCAACGTCCAGCTAAAGGTTGGCGCCGTCAGCGAGGTGGTGGACGTCGTGGCGAGTTTGCCTACGGTGGAAACGACTTCAGGAGTGGTTCGAACATCGATAGACGACGTTCTTGTTGATCGCATTCCCATTCTTGGCCGGAATGCGAACAACCTGATCGCACTCGTGCCCGGTATGACGACGGGAGTGCAGGGGGATTTCGCTTCCAACGGCGTTCGCGAAAATTCGAACAGCTTCAGGCTCGACGGCACCGACAATCTGGACGTTTTCAAGAGCGTCGCCGGACGGAACCCTCCGCCGGATTCGTTACAGGAGTTCACCATCCAAACAAACTACTCCGCGGAATTCGGGCACGGCGGCGGCGCCGCCGTGCTCGCCGTGACCAAGAGCGGCACGAACCAATGGCACGGGAGCGCCTACGACTACTTCCAGACCAGCGGCTGGAACGCGAATTCCTGGGAGCGCAACGCCCAGGGATTGCCCAGAGGAGCTCTGAAGCAGCATCAATGGGGCGGTTCGTTCGGCGGGCCCGTCATCGTGCCGCACCTCTACGACGGACGCAACAAGACGTTTTTCTTCGTCAATATTCAGCGGCTCTGGGCCCCGTCGACGGCCTACCTGTACCATCCGGGCGGGCTCACTGCGGCCGAACTGGCGGGCGATTTTTCGCAATCGGCGAAGGTGCCCGTCGTCAGCACGTCGGCGGCGAACGCCCCGAACTCGCCTTTCAAAGGCCTGGCCGGGCAGAAGATCACCAACCTTGTGCCCTTCCTGAGTCCGACGGCGGTGAAGTGGTACAAGCTGCTCGGGTTCCCGACGGTTGCAGTCAGTGGTGATAACCCGGTGCAGAGCCTCAACCAGGCGCAGGACCAACCTGACTACGTGGTACGACTTGATCAGGTGCTGAACCACAACAACAAAGTGAGTGCCAGCGGCTATTACTTCATGAATTTCCCGGATCCCAAGCAAGTGGACAACGCTCCCCTGGGCTTTGCGCAGGGAAACAAGCTGAGAGACCGGCATCTCTCGATTGTTAACGTGACCACAATCGGGTCGACGCTGGTGAATGAAGCGGCTTTCGGGTTCACCAAGATCGCCCAAACTCAGGTTGCCAACTTCGGGAATGCGGACTTTGCATCCCTCGGCCTGGCATATCCGCAGCTGCCAAACTCGTTTGTCGGTTTCAACAAGCTGACTCCGAGCCAGTTTGGCCTGAACTCGCCTTCCTTCAAGGACGAGGTTCGGAGCGTAACGGATTTCCGCGATACCGTATCCTTTGTAAAGGGTCGGCACCTGATGAAAACAGGTGGCGCTTTCCAGTATCAGCGGATTCAGCAGTTGATTGCGTCCAACCAGAACTACTTGTACAACGGCCAGTGGCTTGGCAACAGCGCAGCGGAATTCCTCATCGGTTGGCCCGCCAGTTTCGGCTCCATCCAGGCGCCGAGCAATCGCAATGCGCGCATCCACTACATTGATGCCTTCTTCCAGGACGATTGGAAACTGAGGCCGAACCTGACTCTCAACTTTGGGTTGCGATGGGAGCCTCATTTCTGGGGCCACCTGACATCGGACAGCGCGTTGATCTTCATTCCGGGCGCCAAGTCCCGCTTTGCGAACTTCCCATCGGGCACAATCCTGACCTCCGACAGCGCATCGCCCAATCTCTCAGGCCAGGAAAACGACATCTATAACTTCGCGCCCCGTGTGGGTGTGGCGTACAAGCTCGACTCGGCGGGCAAGATGGTCCTGCGTGGTGGGTGGGGCCTCTTCTTTGACGCAACGAATGGCGTGCATGACGGAATCGATCTGAATTCCGATGCCTTCCTGCAAAGCTTCGGAACAAGCTTCAATCTGGGATACCCCGGGCCGGAAGGCTGGCTCGACATCTTCAAATATGCCAATCTGCCCGTCCCTAACTTCTCTGATCTAGTTAAAAAGATTGATCCGAGCCAACGGGTGTTCAACCCAAATAGCGGGTCTCCCGGGATCTACAAGCCCGGACTGGAACTCGGCTACGTCCATCAATACAACGTCACCTTCGAGCACGAGTTCCATCCGGGATGGAGTTACAGTGTGGCCTATCTCGGAACGCAGGGCGTCAAGTTATGGGGATTGGACTTCTGGAACCTGCCTGTGCACAAAGACTCGACCGACAGCTGGGATAACGCGAACCTTGCGTCACGGCGGCCCGATCAGACCTATCGCCTGACGGACAAGGCGTTCATCGCCGCAAACGGTTCTTCCTCGTACAACGCCTTCCAGGTCACAGTCAAGGCAAGGGGGCGCGGACCGTTCCACATGCTCTCGCACTACACGTATTCACGCGCCTACTCAAACATTGACGGTGAGTTCTCCAAAGGCGATGCAAACGGTTATGGTCGGGGGGATCCCAACAACCTCGACGCCGACTGGTCGCCATCGGTCATGGACATCCCGCACAGGCTGGTGTTCGCTCCGTCCTGGGAATCTCCCTACGGGAAAGGCAGACACGACTTGATTGGACTGCTGGTCTCGAACTGGTCGCTCACCCCGGTGCTGACGATCCAGAATGGCAGGTTGGTGAACGTTCTCGCAGCACAGAACAACAGCTTCATCTGCGACAATTCGAAGCAATGCTGGGAGCGTCCGAATGCGACCGGCGCACCACTGATCAATCCGAACTGGGAGACCGACCCGAAGCACATCTACGTCAATGCGGCGGCCTTCAGCCAGCCCGCGGACGGTACATTCGGCAATCTCCCACGCAACGCCATTCGCTGGCCGTACACCAAGAACGTCGATATGAGTGTGAGGAGAGCCATCCCAGTTACCGAGCGGGCCCACTTCGAGCTCCAACTGGATGCTTTCAACCTCTTTAATAACGTCAACTTCAAGCAGCCGAATGCGATCAAGCCCAGCGATCCCTCGACCCTCAACCTGCTTTCGCAGGGAACGCTTGGGCCTCGCCGGATGCAGGCGGCTCTGCGTTTCATCTTCTAG
- a CDS encoding formylglycine-generating enzyme family protein, which translates to MVYVPGGTFRMGSDKHYPEERPVHRVAVDGFWIDRFPVTNRAFREFVESTGYVTFAERTPDASKYPGIPPEALQPGSLVFVPPSCRVDRGNYLQWWEYRPGANWKHPHGPNSSIADLDDHPVVHVTYDDAEAFSKWAGKSLPTEAEWEFAARGGLDGAEFAWGNEFLPSQKYMANTWQGEFPWENQLLDGFGATSPVGAFPPNGYGLYDVTGNVWEWTSDWYQGKHKPDAAKPCCIPKNPREGREEQSYDPAHAGGFPRRVVKGGSFLCAPNYCLRYRPAARMPEAVDTSTCHLGFRCILRDPR; encoded by the coding sequence ATGGTCTACGTTCCGGGCGGCACGTTCCGGATGGGTTCGGACAAGCACTATCCGGAGGAGCGTCCCGTCCACCGGGTTGCCGTTGACGGATTCTGGATAGATCGCTTCCCCGTCACCAACCGGGCCTTTCGAGAGTTCGTCGAGTCCACCGGATACGTCACTTTCGCCGAGCGCACGCCCGATGCCAGCAAATATCCCGGTATTCCGCCGGAAGCCCTCCAGCCCGGTTCCCTGGTCTTTGTCCCGCCATCCTGCCGTGTGGACCGCGGCAATTATCTTCAATGGTGGGAATATCGGCCCGGCGCGAACTGGAAGCATCCTCATGGACCTAACAGTTCAATCGCAGACCTAGACGATCATCCAGTCGTGCACGTCACCTACGATGACGCGGAAGCCTTCTCAAAGTGGGCGGGAAAGTCACTACCGACGGAAGCTGAGTGGGAGTTCGCCGCCAGAGGCGGTCTCGACGGCGCCGAGTTCGCGTGGGGTAATGAGTTCCTTCCCTCGCAAAAGTATATGGCGAACACCTGGCAGGGTGAGTTTCCCTGGGAGAACCAGTTGCTTGACGGCTTCGGCGCCACCTCGCCGGTAGGAGCATTTCCGCCGAACGGATACGGCCTATACGATGTAACGGGCAACGTCTGGGAATGGACCAGCGACTGGTACCAGGGGAAGCACAAGCCCGACGCGGCCAAGCCTTGCTGCATCCCGAAGAACCCCCGGGAAGGACGCGAGGAGCAGAGTTACGACCCGGCGCATGCGGGTGGATTTCCGCGCCGCGTCGTAAAGGGAGGGTCCTTTCTCTGCGCGCCAAACTACTGTCTTCGCTACCGGCCCGCGGCGCGAATGCCTGAAGCGGTTGACACATCCACGTGCCATCTCGGATTTCGGTGCATCCTTCGCGATCCGCGCTAG
- a CDS encoding aldolase/citrate lyase family protein, with the protein MDEEVRIVYPRNVTKQKLKNGEHVFGISIGEMRSITLPKILAGLGFDFLFLDMEHGAEGWETISELVWASRCAGIAPIVRVPDTERFYISRALDIGAQGVIVPRVETGEQVDTIVGYCKYPPEGDRGAALGGRHSEFQPIGDPRTAMQQANDEILVCIQIETLPGLNRVEELASRPGVDVLFVGPQDMSIALGFPNEWKSAALDEAIRKVVSAAERTNRQVGIQGRNVELSTRWMGYGVRFVVFGSTLMLLTEAARAGMQDLRRVAAAGQREALRVGAK; encoded by the coding sequence ATGGACGAGGAGGTTCGAATCGTGTACCCACGCAACGTCACTAAGCAGAAACTGAAGAATGGCGAACATGTGTTCGGAATCTCGATCGGGGAGATGCGGTCGATCACGCTGCCCAAGATCCTGGCCGGGCTCGGATTCGATTTTCTCTTTCTCGATATGGAGCACGGCGCGGAGGGGTGGGAGACGATCAGCGAGTTGGTGTGGGCCAGCCGCTGTGCCGGGATAGCGCCGATTGTGCGGGTTCCCGACACGGAGCGCTTTTACATCAGCCGGGCGCTCGACATCGGCGCCCAGGGCGTTATCGTTCCGCGGGTGGAGACAGGCGAGCAAGTGGACACCATCGTTGGGTACTGCAAGTATCCGCCTGAAGGGGATCGCGGCGCCGCCCTGGGTGGCCGCCACAGTGAGTTTCAGCCGATTGGCGATCCACGCACGGCGATGCAGCAGGCCAACGATGAAATTCTGGTCTGCATTCAGATCGAGACGTTGCCAGGGCTGAACCGCGTGGAGGAACTGGCGAGCCGCCCGGGAGTTGACGTGCTGTTCGTGGGTCCACAGGACATGAGCATCGCGCTCGGGTTTCCGAACGAATGGAAGTCGGCTGCGCTCGATGAAGCTATTCGGAAAGTCGTGTCGGCTGCCGAGAGGACGAACCGGCAAGTCGGAATTCAGGGCCGCAATGTCGAGCTTTCCACCCGCTGGATGGGTTACGGCGTTCGCTTTGTCGTCTTCGGCAGCACTCTCATGTTGCTGACCGAAGCGGCACGTGCCGGGATGCAGGACTTGCGGCGCGTGGCTGCTGCGGGGCAAAGGGAGGCGCTGCGTGTCGGCGCAAAGTGA
- a CDS encoding IclR family transcriptional regulator, translating to MANGTRTAGGNARTESNSVKSVTKSLELLNCFTDDHPEWGVTELADYVGMCKSAVHRFLSSFEAARYLERTEGHRYRLGLRCMELGMMFQINDRLIRASERALRVLAEETGSIAHLSRLDGRESVELLRFCTISRMIQTPKFSTRREAHSTAKGKIFLAYGSDDDLRNFLGPRKMLKTYTDFTISSPEQLRLELRQIRQQGFAIDNQESYTGMRCLAVPVYLSYGRLAAALSISNAAGDMPPTAIPHLVSKLRRMSAQITTNLRRPR from the coding sequence ATGGCGAATGGGACCAGGACCGCGGGTGGCAATGCCAGGACCGAGTCAAACTCAGTCAAGTCAGTCACCAAGTCCCTCGAGCTCTTGAACTGTTTTACCGACGATCATCCGGAGTGGGGGGTTACCGAGCTCGCCGACTACGTGGGAATGTGCAAGAGTGCTGTCCATCGTTTCCTCAGTTCCTTTGAGGCAGCCCGGTATCTGGAAAGAACCGAAGGGCACCGCTACCGTCTCGGACTCCGATGCATGGAGCTCGGGATGATGTTTCAGATCAATGACCGTCTGATTCGAGCATCAGAGCGGGCCTTACGCGTGCTCGCGGAGGAAACGGGGTCTATCGCGCACCTGAGTCGGCTGGACGGTCGCGAGTCGGTCGAGTTGCTGCGGTTCTGCACCATTTCGCGAATGATTCAGACGCCCAAGTTCAGCACGCGCCGGGAGGCGCACTCGACAGCCAAGGGCAAGATCTTCCTCGCATACGGCAGCGATGACGATCTGCGCAATTTCCTGGGCCCGCGCAAGATGCTCAAGACATACACGGACTTTACGATCAGCTCACCTGAGCAACTGCGCCTTGAGTTACGTCAGATCCGCCAGCAAGGTTTCGCAATCGACAACCAGGAATCCTATACGGGCATGCGCTGCCTGGCGGTTCCCGTTTATCTGTCCTACGGCAGATTGGCGGCGGCCTTGAGCATCTCGAACGCAGCGGGCGACATGCCGCCGACCGCTATCCCGCACCTCGTGTCGAAACTGCGACGTATGTCCGCACAGATTACTACGAATTTGCGTCGGCCGAGATAA